From Permianibacter aggregans, a single genomic window includes:
- a CDS encoding YaiI/YqxD family protein, translating into MRTIWIDADACPKVIKDIVFRASGRTQTPVTMVANQYLPKPASSLIRCVQVEKGFDAADHYLVQHSQPGDLVVTQDIPLAAELIDKKVAALNPRGELYTLDNVRQRLNIRDFLDTMRASGEHTGGPAAFSDKDKQRFANALDRWLAKKV; encoded by the coding sequence GTGCGCACGATTTGGATAGATGCCGATGCCTGCCCGAAAGTCATCAAGGATATTGTCTTTCGGGCCAGCGGCCGCACGCAAACGCCAGTGACTATGGTTGCCAATCAGTACTTGCCGAAACCGGCTTCATCACTGATTCGTTGTGTCCAGGTCGAGAAGGGTTTTGATGCCGCCGATCATTATCTGGTGCAACACAGTCAGCCGGGCGATCTGGTTGTCACTCAGGACATTCCACTGGCGGCGGAATTGATCGACAAAAAAGTCGCCGCACTGAATCCGCGCGGCGAACTCTACACCTTGGACAATGTTCGTCAGCGTTTGAACATTCGTGACTTTCTCGACACGATGCGCGCCAGTGGCGAACACACCGGTGGTCCTGCCGCGTTCAGCGACAAAGATAAACAACGCTTCGCCAATGCCCTCGATCGCTGGCTGGCCAAGAAAGTCTGA
- a CDS encoding isocitrate lyase/PEP mutase family protein gives MTDIETLLAKPGLLRMPCCFDALSARLIEQAGFPLSFMSGFSVSAARLAVPDTGLISFGEMLDQGRNICSATRLPIIADGDTGYGNELNVKRTVHGFAQAGFAGVMIEDQRAPKRCGHTRGKEVVERDEAVRRMRAALEARDEVRAGGKAFVVIARTDARATRGLDEAIDRAKKFAEMGADILFVEAPCSEQEMEKICAEVPGHKMANLVEQGDTPVLSPSQLEQMGFKIAAYPLTLISAAVQAMQSALMALKTDQHPQSLLDFKSLQKLVGFELYDQELARLSQRD, from the coding sequence ATGACTGATATTGAAACCCTGCTGGCCAAGCCTGGCCTGTTGCGCATGCCTTGTTGTTTTGATGCCTTGAGCGCGCGCCTGATCGAACAGGCCGGTTTTCCGCTGAGCTTCATGAGCGGATTTTCGGTTTCCGCCGCCCGTTTGGCCGTGCCGGATACCGGCCTTATTTCGTTTGGCGAAATGCTCGATCAGGGTCGTAATATTTGCAGCGCCACCCGTCTGCCGATCATTGCCGATGGTGATACCGGTTATGGCAATGAACTGAACGTCAAACGTACCGTGCATGGCTTCGCCCAGGCAGGGTTTGCCGGTGTCATGATCGAAGATCAACGGGCGCCGAAACGCTGTGGCCATACTCGCGGCAAAGAAGTGGTCGAGCGCGATGAAGCGGTGCGACGAATGCGTGCTGCGCTGGAAGCGCGCGACGAAGTGCGAGCTGGCGGCAAGGCCTTTGTCGTCATTGCCCGCACCGATGCACGTGCGACGCGCGGGCTTGATGAAGCGATTGACCGCGCAAAAAAGTTTGCTGAAATGGGCGCGGATATTCTTTTTGTCGAAGCACCTTGTTCTGAACAAGAAATGGAAAAAATTTGTGCTGAAGTACCGGGCCACAAAATGGCCAACCTGGTTGAGCAGGGCGATACACCGGTGCTATCGCCATCGCAACTGGAGCAAATGGGGTTCAAGATCGCGGCTTATCCATTGACACTGATTAGTGCGGCGGTACAGGCGATGCAAAGTGCGTTGATGGCCCTGAAAACCGACCAGCATCCGCAATCCTTACTCGATTTCAAATCACTACAAAAGCTGGTCGGTTTTGAGCTTTACGATCAAGAACTGGCGCGATTATCGCAGCGCGACTAA
- a CDS encoding TerC family protein: METIGTWWMWVGFAVFIVVATIVDIYSLRSQGAHKVSVKEALNWSLLWISLALVFNALLWWYLDANAGREFANQRATEFFTGYLIEKSLSVDNIFVFLMIFSYFKVPAHFQKRVLVYGIILAVVLRIVLILIGAWLIKQFHWILYVFGAFLLYSGFKMLNGQPDAVDFDSNPILSFVRRNFRIARVFVGEQLTFIRKGKRYGTVLVLVLIMIGITDVIFAVDSIPAIFAVTTDPFIVMTSNIFAVLGLRALYFLLADMADRFHYLSVALALVLMFVGVKMLLVDYYKIPIFISLTVIISLLVSAMLASIMRPKKLP; encoded by the coding sequence ATGGAAACCATTGGTACCTGGTGGATGTGGGTTGGCTTCGCTGTCTTTATTGTCGTTGCTACCATTGTCGATATCTATTCATTGCGCTCGCAAGGCGCGCACAAAGTTTCAGTCAAGGAAGCGCTGAACTGGTCGCTATTATGGATTTCGCTGGCACTGGTGTTCAATGCGCTACTTTGGTGGTATCTCGATGCCAATGCTGGTCGAGAATTTGCCAACCAACGTGCGACGGAGTTTTTTACTGGTTATCTGATTGAGAAATCCTTGTCGGTCGACAATATCTTTGTCTTCCTGATGATTTTCAGCTACTTCAAAGTTCCGGCCCATTTTCAAAAACGGGTTCTGGTCTATGGCATCATTCTCGCCGTGGTGTTGCGTATTGTGCTGATTCTGATCGGTGCCTGGCTGATCAAACAATTCCACTGGATTCTCTATGTGTTCGGAGCTTTCCTGCTCTATTCCGGTTTCAAGATGCTGAACGGGCAGCCAGATGCCGTCGACTTTGACAGCAATCCTATCTTGAGTTTCGTCCGACGCAACTTCCGCATCGCCCGCGTGTTTGTCGGCGAACAACTGACATTCATACGCAAGGGCAAGCGCTACGGCACCGTATTGGTCCTGGTGTTAATCATGATTGGCATTACCGATGTGATTTTCGCCGTCGACAGTATCCCGGCCATTTTTGCCGTGACCACCGACCCGTTCATCGTGATGACCTCGAACATCTTTGCCGTGCTGGGTTTGCGAGCGCTGTATTTTCTGCTCGCCGACATGGCCGATCGCTTCCATTACTTGTCGGTGGCATTGGCGCTGGTTCTGATGTTTGTCGGGGTCAAGATGCTGTTGGTCGACTACTACAAGATCCCGATCTTCATCTCACTGACCGTGATCATTTCGCTGTTGGTATCCGCGATGCTCGCTTCGATCATGCGGCCAAAGAAACTACCTTAG
- a CDS encoding crotonase/enoyl-CoA hydratase family protein has protein sequence MALVNCERDGAIAIVTLNRPEKKNALNLPMFVAIDECIRRLHRDRSLRAVVLTAEGEDFCTGLDVQSVMASPVSALRLLWKWLPGNANLAQRVSVGWRRLPVPVIAAIQGRCWGGGLQIALGADQRMVAPDASLSVMEARWGLIPDMGGTLALRELLSIEHAKQLAINGDTLSAEQAQQIGLVTSVADSPLDAAVKEAKRMVEYSPDAVAAVKRLYRKAWTPNERAILARESFYQWRILLGRNQRIKAANNRRDEPQAFVKRSRW, from the coding sequence ATGGCACTGGTCAATTGTGAGCGGGATGGCGCGATCGCCATTGTGACGCTGAATCGCCCCGAGAAAAAGAACGCGCTGAATCTGCCGATGTTTGTCGCCATTGATGAATGCATTCGTCGTTTGCATCGCGACCGATCGCTACGGGCAGTGGTGTTAACGGCTGAGGGCGAGGATTTCTGCACCGGACTTGATGTGCAATCGGTGATGGCAAGTCCGGTGTCGGCTCTACGGTTGTTATGGAAATGGTTGCCGGGCAACGCCAATCTGGCACAACGTGTTTCGGTGGGTTGGCGCCGTTTGCCGGTGCCGGTCATTGCCGCCATTCAGGGACGCTGTTGGGGCGGCGGTTTGCAGATCGCACTTGGTGCCGATCAGCGTATGGTTGCACCTGATGCGTCATTGTCAGTCATGGAGGCGCGCTGGGGGTTGATCCCGGATATGGGCGGTACGCTGGCACTGCGTGAATTACTCAGTATTGAACACGCGAAACAGTTGGCGATCAACGGTGACACGCTCAGCGCGGAACAGGCTCAGCAAATCGGATTGGTGACGAGTGTGGCTGATTCGCCGCTGGATGCGGCGGTCAAGGAAGCCAAACGCATGGTCGAGTACTCACCGGATGCCGTGGCTGCCGTCAAACGTTTGTATCGCAAAGCCTGGACGCCGAATGAGCGGGCCATTCTGGCTCGCGAAAGTTTTTATCAATGGCGCATTTTGTTAGGTCGTAATCAACGTATCAAAGCGGCGAATAATCGTCGGGATGAGCCGCAAGCTTTTGTCAAACGATCGAGATGGTAA
- a CDS encoding ATP-binding cassette domain-containing protein: MPLLHLRDVSLAYGMTPLLDRVQFSLEKGEKVAVIGRNGEGKSSLLRLLLGDIKPDSGELIIQSGVRLAAMAQEVPIDMQGSVRDVVLSGAGELAVWLRELHHTDPQTARYHQLQEQIERANGWQLEHRAEREMSRLALKPEADFASLSGGSKRRVLLARALINQPDVLLLDEPTNHLDVQTILDIENYLKQWQGALIFITHDRQFLRSLASKIVELDRGTLREFPGDYDNYLRRKEEILHAEEKANAEFDKKLAIEEVWVRQGIKARRTRNEGRVRALKALRVERSQRRERKGNASLLLQQAERSGKTVIEAKDISYRWSPDPTQPDLIKPFSLLIERGDKLAILGDNGVGKTTLLRILLKQLEPTTGNVEHGTKLEIAYFDQLRNRLDEEKSVLDNVADGADFIDVNGEHKHVLSYLQDFLFAPARARTPVRALSGGERNRLLLAKLFTKPCNLLVLDEPTNDLDVETLELLEALLVDYAGTLLLISHDREFIDNIATSVLAFEGNGVVNEYVGGYSDWLRQRPEPVVVIPLKKETKSETKTPPPPAMQKKKLSYKDQRELDQLPEKIERLESAMAERQQQLADPDFYKQATDQVAKATDDLARLEQELASAYQRWEELDA; this comes from the coding sequence ATGCCCTTGCTTCATTTGCGCGATGTCAGTCTGGCCTATGGTATGACGCCATTGCTGGATCGCGTGCAGTTCAGTCTGGAAAAAGGTGAGAAGGTCGCCGTCATCGGTCGCAATGGTGAAGGCAAGTCCTCGCTGCTGCGGTTATTGCTTGGCGACATCAAGCCAGACAGCGGCGAACTGATCATACAAAGCGGCGTGCGTCTGGCGGCCATGGCACAGGAAGTGCCCATCGACATGCAAGGCTCCGTACGCGATGTGGTGCTGTCCGGCGCTGGCGAACTGGCCGTGTGGCTGCGTGAGTTGCACCACACCGACCCGCAGACCGCTCGCTATCACCAGTTGCAGGAGCAAATCGAGCGTGCGAATGGCTGGCAACTGGAGCACCGCGCCGAACGGGAAATGTCGCGACTGGCGCTGAAACCTGAAGCGGATTTTGCCAGTCTGTCCGGCGGCTCGAAACGGCGTGTATTGCTGGCGCGGGCATTGATCAATCAGCCGGACGTGTTGCTGCTGGATGAACCGACCAACCATCTAGATGTGCAAACCATTCTTGATATCGAGAACTATCTGAAGCAATGGCAGGGCGCGTTGATCTTCATCACCCATGATCGACAGTTTCTGCGTTCTTTGGCAAGCAAAATCGTTGAACTCGATCGCGGCACCCTGCGTGAATTCCCTGGCGATTACGACAACTACTTACGGCGCAAGGAAGAAATTCTGCACGCCGAAGAAAAAGCCAATGCCGAGTTCGACAAAAAATTGGCCATCGAAGAAGTGTGGGTGAGACAGGGCATCAAAGCTCGACGCACCCGCAATGAGGGCCGGGTACGGGCATTGAAAGCCCTGCGGGTCGAGCGTTCACAACGTCGTGAACGCAAAGGCAACGCGAGCTTGTTGTTACAACAGGCAGAGCGTTCCGGCAAAACGGTGATTGAAGCCAAGGATATCAGCTATCGCTGGTCACCGGACCCAACGCAGCCCGACTTGATTAAGCCTTTTTCATTGTTGATCGAACGTGGCGACAAACTGGCGATACTCGGCGACAACGGTGTCGGCAAAACCACGTTGCTGCGCATTCTGCTGAAGCAACTGGAGCCGACAACCGGCAATGTTGAACACGGCACTAAACTGGAGATCGCCTACTTCGATCAGCTACGCAATCGACTCGATGAAGAAAAATCGGTACTCGACAATGTCGCCGATGGCGCTGACTTCATCGACGTCAATGGCGAGCACAAACACGTATTGTCTTACTTGCAGGACTTTCTGTTTGCGCCGGCACGGGCGCGCACACCAGTTCGCGCCTTGAGCGGTGGTGAGCGCAATCGTTTGCTACTGGCCAAACTGTTCACCAAGCCCTGCAACTTACTGGTGCTCGATGAGCCAACCAATGATTTGGATGTCGAGACACTGGAACTGCTGGAAGCGTTGCTGGTTGATTACGCCGGAACCTTGTTGCTGATCTCCCACGACCGCGAGTTCATTGACAATATCGCGACCTCGGTACTGGCGTTTGAAGGCAATGGTGTTGTTAACGAGTATGTTGGCGGTTACAGCGATTGGTTGCGGCAGCGGCCGGAACCGGTGGTGGTTATCCCGTTAAAGAAAGAAACAAAAAGCGAGACCAAAACACCGCCCCCACCTGCAATGCAAAAGAAAAAACTTTCCTACAAGGATCAGCGTGAGCTGGATCAGTTGCCGGAGAAGATTGAGCGACTGGAAAGTGCAATGGCGGAGCGTCAGCAGCAATTGGCCGACCCGGATTTCTACAAGCAAGCGACTGATCAGGTTGCCAAAGCAACGGATGACTTAGCGCGATTGGAGCAGGAGTTGGCGTCGGCGTATCAGCGTTGGGAAGAGTTGGACGCGTAG
- a CDS encoding S9 family peptidase, with protein sequence MTTALMAMPPAPVAEKIPYTVSSPSGDRVDQYYWLRDDSRSDEKILTHLRAEQSYYRAYAAQYTALTEQLANEIIGRIKQDDSSVPVRWHDYAYSTRFEPGKEYPLYVRRSLATDQEHVMIDGNKEAEGKGYYSIGKTLVSTNQQILAYADDDSGRRQYTIRFRDLQTGKNFDDVISGSNGMIAWANDNKTVFYIENDPVTLLSTRVKKHVLGTPASADVTVYEEQDKSFYMSVANSKDRAFVVIALGSTTTSEALLLDANQPDAGFKVFAPRETDIKYSIEHMNGRWFVLTDWQAPNYKIMTVSHEQIGSRKHWQNLIAHDDQVFVDEFEPFVSHLVIGERSNGLRRIRVIPWSAPEKAYYIDSDESAYSTWLDTNLESGSEWLRYGYTSLTTPSSVYEIHMQTKEKRLLKQQEVLGGFDKNQYRTERVWADARDGTKIPVSLLYKKDFIKDGKAPLYQYAYGSYGASMDPTFRSAVLSLVDRGFVYAIAHIRGGQDMGRQWYENGKLLKKKNTFTDFIDVTDYLVKQRYAAKDKVFAMGGSAGGLLMGAVANMAGEKYKAMIAHVPFVDVVTTMLDESIPLTTNEFDEWGNPKKKEFYDYMLSYSPYDQLQKKAYPALLVTTGLHDSQVQYFEPAKWVAKLREYKTDQHPLLFNINMEAGHGGKSGRFQRMKEVAEEYAFVLWTLEQK encoded by the coding sequence ATGACAACGGCTTTGATGGCCATGCCACCGGCACCGGTTGCCGAGAAAATTCCCTATACCGTTAGTTCGCCGAGTGGCGACCGCGTCGATCAGTATTACTGGCTGCGCGACGACAGTCGTAGCGATGAAAAAATTCTCACACATTTGCGCGCCGAGCAAAGCTATTACCGTGCTTACGCCGCGCAATACACAGCACTGACCGAGCAGCTAGCAAACGAAATCATCGGCCGCATCAAACAGGATGACAGCTCGGTGCCGGTGCGCTGGCATGACTATGCCTATTCAACCCGCTTTGAACCGGGCAAAGAATATCCGCTGTACGTGCGGCGCTCGCTAGCCACCGATCAGGAACACGTCATGATCGACGGCAACAAGGAAGCCGAAGGCAAGGGCTACTATTCAATTGGTAAAACCCTGGTCAGTACCAACCAACAGATTCTCGCCTATGCTGATGATGATAGCGGTCGACGTCAGTACACGATCCGTTTTCGCGATCTGCAAACCGGTAAGAATTTCGACGATGTGATTTCCGGCAGCAACGGCATGATTGCCTGGGCCAACGATAACAAAACCGTTTTCTATATCGAAAATGATCCGGTCACGCTGCTTTCGACACGGGTGAAAAAGCATGTGCTGGGCACACCAGCCAGTGCCGACGTCACCGTTTATGAAGAACAGGACAAAAGTTTCTACATGAGCGTGGCCAACAGCAAAGACCGCGCGTTTGTCGTGATTGCTCTCGGCAGCACGACGACATCAGAAGCCTTGCTATTGGACGCCAACCAACCAGACGCTGGATTCAAGGTTTTCGCGCCTCGCGAAACCGATATCAAGTACAGCATTGAGCACATGAACGGCCGCTGGTTTGTGCTGACCGATTGGCAAGCGCCGAACTACAAAATCATGACCGTCAGTCACGAGCAAATCGGTAGTCGCAAACATTGGCAGAACCTGATTGCCCACGATGACCAAGTGTTCGTCGATGAGTTTGAACCGTTTGTCAGCCACTTGGTCATTGGTGAGCGCTCGAACGGTCTGCGTCGCATCCGCGTGATTCCTTGGAGTGCGCCAGAGAAAGCTTATTACATCGATTCCGATGAGTCGGCCTACAGTACCTGGCTTGATACCAACCTCGAATCTGGCAGCGAATGGTTGCGTTATGGCTATACCTCACTGACAACACCAAGCAGCGTCTATGAAATCCATATGCAGACGAAAGAAAAGCGTTTGCTAAAGCAGCAGGAAGTGCTTGGTGGTTTCGATAAAAACCAGTATCGCACCGAACGAGTGTGGGCCGATGCCCGTGACGGCACCAAAATCCCGGTATCGTTGTTATACAAAAAAGATTTCATCAAAGACGGCAAAGCACCGCTCTATCAGTATGCTTACGGCTCCTACGGCGCATCGATGGATCCAACATTCCGCTCAGCGGTGTTGTCGCTGGTCGATCGTGGTTTTGTTTACGCGATTGCCCATATTCGCGGTGGCCAGGACATGGGCCGGCAATGGTATGAAAATGGCAAGCTGTTGAAGAAGAAAAATACCTTTACTGACTTTATCGACGTCACTGACTACCTGGTCAAACAGCGCTATGCCGCTAAAGACAAAGTATTCGCAATGGGCGGTAGTGCTGGCGGCTTGCTGATGGGGGCCGTCGCCAATATGGCCGGTGAGAAATACAAGGCGATGATCGCCCACGTGCCGTTTGTCGATGTGGTTACGACGATGCTTGATGAAAGTATTCCGCTGACGACCAATGAGTTCGACGAATGGGGCAACCCGAAGAAAAAGGAATTCTACGACTATATGCTGTCGTACTCACCTTATGATCAATTGCAGAAAAAAGCCTACCCGGCGTTGTTGGTGACCACTGGCTTGCACGATTCCCAGGTGCAGTATTTCGAGCCGGCGAAATGGGTGGCGAAGTTACGTGAATACAAAACGGATCAGCATCCATTGCTGTTTAATATCAACATGGAGGCCGGTCATGGCGGCAAATCTGGTCGATTCCAAAGGATGAAAGAAGTCGCCGAGGAATACGCGTTTGTGTTGTGGACCTTGGAGCAGAAATGA
- a CDS encoding Rossmann-fold NAD(P)-binding domain-containing protein translates to MQVTVAGNGRLGQQIQSALQQRGHTLRLARVDPVEGLTQDNAPVFGELDALVICFVPHHSERGAGWFNALKGLQQQVSRGDLQLGQVLFISSTSVYESVETGLVDASTPVQPVSTRSGGLLSAEAVIPTLSACSTIFRLTGLVGPGYDKYDPVSYSVDKPRQAVDIRAVGNAVAERLSVPEPGHHLEVLTDGLIYWQQRPFRAADEEELMAHLVNIPRQSRGL, encoded by the coding sequence ATGCAGGTCACTGTTGCGGGCAATGGCCGGCTTGGCCAGCAGATCCAGTCAGCACTGCAACAACGTGGCCACACGCTTCGACTGGCCAGGGTCGATCCGGTTGAAGGCTTAACCCAAGACAACGCGCCGGTGTTTGGCGAGCTCGATGCTCTGGTGATCTGCTTTGTGCCGCATCACAGCGAGCGCGGCGCCGGTTGGTTCAACGCATTAAAAGGTTTGCAGCAGCAAGTCAGTCGTGGCGATTTGCAGCTCGGGCAAGTGCTCTTCATCAGCTCGACCTCGGTTTACGAAAGCGTCGAAACCGGCCTGGTCGATGCTAGCACCCCGGTGCAACCGGTCAGCACCCGTTCCGGTGGTCTACTGAGCGCCGAAGCGGTTATTCCGACCTTGAGTGCCTGCTCGACCATTTTCCGGCTGACCGGTCTGGTCGGCCCCGGTTACGACAAATACGACCCGGTCAGCTACAGCGTCGACAAGCCGCGCCAGGCGGTGGACATCCGTGCCGTCGGTAATGCCGTTGCGGAGCGACTCAGCGTTCCCGAGCCTGGCCATCACCTGGAAGTGCTGACCGATGGCCTGATCTACTGGCAACAACGACCGTTTCGAGCCGCCGACGAAGAAGAATTGATGGCGCATCTAGTAAATATCCCCCGGCAAAGCCGGGGGCTTTAA
- the tnpA gene encoding IS200/IS605 family transposase gives MDEFESLSHSKWECKYHVVFIPKCRRRTLYKQLRPHLGEIFHKLAARKECRIEEGHVMPDHVHMLISIPPKHAVSQVVGFIKGKSAIHLARVYGERKQNFIGQHFWARGYFVSTVGRDEETIREYIRNQEKEDERLEQMKLWS, from the coding sequence ATGGACGAGTTTGAAAGCCTAAGCCACTCAAAGTGGGAGTGCAAATACCATGTAGTATTTATTCCGAAGTGCCGTCGAAGGACGCTGTATAAGCAACTGCGACCGCATCTCGGAGAGATATTCCATAAACTGGCCGCGCGGAAGGAATGCCGGATCGAAGAGGGGCATGTGATGCCAGATCATGTGCATATGCTGATTTCGATACCACCGAAACATGCGGTGTCGCAGGTAGTGGGTTTTATCAAGGGAAAGAGCGCCATACATCTAGCGCGAGTATATGGAGAACGAAAGCAAAATTTTATCGGTCAACACTTTTGGGCGAGGGGGTACTTCGTTTCGACAGTGGGGCGAGACGAAGAGACAATTCGAGAGTACATCCGGAACCAGGAAAAAGAGGATGAGCGCCTCGAACAAATGAAGCTGTGGAGTTGA
- a CDS encoding PspA/IM30 family protein: MKESLASRVGRLVSASVNAAVDAVENLSPDMVLQQTVREIEGAIDDVRAEIGRVIAQKHLASKKLMEENARHADLSEKIELAVKEGRDDLAEAGIASQMDIEARIPVLENTVTESGHREQELNSYLNALQSKKRDMEAELRHYREQQRKAQTAAGTGAGQSGSVETKVEKATGAFDRVMERSTGVSSSQRVADMKSAAQVAELEDLSRKNRIKERLAAIKANQ; encoded by the coding sequence ATGAAAGAATCTCTCGCCAGCCGTGTCGGCCGCCTGGTATCGGCATCGGTCAATGCCGCCGTCGACGCCGTAGAAAACCTGAGCCCGGATATGGTGCTGCAACAGACCGTGCGGGAAATTGAAGGCGCCATCGATGATGTCCGCGCGGAAATCGGCCGGGTCATTGCCCAGAAACATCTGGCCAGCAAAAAGCTGATGGAAGAAAACGCCCGTCACGCCGATCTCAGTGAAAAAATCGAACTGGCCGTCAAAGAAGGCCGCGATGATCTGGCGGAAGCCGGCATCGCCAGCCAAATGGACATCGAAGCGCGCATTCCGGTGCTGGAAAATACCGTTACCGAATCCGGCCATCGCGAACAGGAATTGAACAGCTACCTGAATGCGCTGCAATCGAAGAAGCGCGACATGGAAGCCGAATTGCGTCATTACCGTGAGCAACAGCGCAAAGCGCAAACGGCGGCCGGCACCGGCGCCGGCCAAAGCGGCAGTGTCGAAACCAAAGTGGAAAAAGCCACCGGCGCTTTCGACCGCGTCATGGAGCGCAGTACCGGCGTCAGTTCCAGCCAACGTGTCGCCGATATGAAGAGCGCCGCACAAGTGGCTGAGCTGGAAGATCTGTCGCGCAAAAACCGCATCAAAGAGCGGCTGGCAGCCATTAAAGCGAATCAATAA
- a CDS encoding YqiJ family protein yields MFNAMFASDNLPFSVALVLMLIMLVAELASMMLGAGLSDALENLLPDGMDADAPDGADVDSSLSNLLGWLRFGQVPVLMLLVIFLTSFGLLGLFLQGSLHTVTGIYLPGWLASIPVFFASLPCVRLFGGWLAKILPKDETSVVSENSFIGRVAVITLGTARQHHPAEAKLRDEHGMTHYLMVEPDNAEEMFTAGTDVILTEKLGAVYRAIRNYNPHLSN; encoded by the coding sequence ATGTTCAATGCCATGTTCGCCAGCGACAACCTGCCGTTCTCGGTGGCGCTGGTTTTGATGCTGATCATGCTGGTCGCCGAGCTCGCCTCGATGATGCTCGGCGCCGGTTTGTCCGACGCCCTGGAAAATCTGTTGCCAGACGGCATGGATGCCGATGCACCGGATGGCGCTGACGTCGATTCCAGCTTGTCGAATTTGCTCGGCTGGCTGCGCTTCGGTCAGGTACCGGTGCTGATGCTGTTGGTGATTTTTCTGACCTCGTTCGGCCTGCTTGGCTTGTTCTTGCAAGGCAGTCTGCACACGGTCACCGGCATTTACCTGCCGGGTTGGCTGGCCAGCATTCCGGTGTTTTTCGCCTCGCTGCCGTGCGTGCGTTTGTTCGGTGGCTGGCTCGCGAAAATTCTGCCGAAAGATGAAACCAGTGTCGTCTCGGAAAACAGCTTTATTGGCCGTGTCGCCGTGATCACCCTTGGCACCGCCCGCCAGCATCACCCGGCCGAAGCCAAGCTGCGCGATGAACACGGCATGACCCATTACCTGATGGTTGAACCCGATAACGCCGAGGAAATGTTCACGGCCGGAACCGATGTCATCCTGACGGAAAAACTTGGCGCCGTTTACCGCGCCATTCGCAATTACAATCCGCATTTATCCAATTAA